One window from the genome of Alnus glutinosa chromosome 13, dhAlnGlut1.1, whole genome shotgun sequence encodes:
- the LOC133854390 gene encoding uncharacterized protein LOC133854390 isoform X4 translates to MEKAVAELERVQTQILRRISKLELSFLPQDLSTALPVPVHAVCDTEARLSAILRTNGVNDFSFKKVPSNYYDWPLDSRRDSLGAASVDHLCKSIVLVNTQAQSNVIDCSDRNNSKYYVVVVQYTARFNAETVKNFLYSLNDGKIAKKKFNLRLAPEETSGNLTGYEHNAVTCIGMKTDIPGTRMMELLCRIIGHWLFQHA, encoded by the exons ATGGAGAAAGCGGTAGCAGAGCTAGAGCGAGTTCAAACCCAGATCCTCCGGCGTATATCAAAACTAGAGCTCTCTTTTTTGCCCCAGGACCTCTCTACGGCCCTCCCTGTCCCTGTTCACGCAGTCTGCGACACCGAAGCTCGCCTCTCCGCCATCCTCCGAACGAACGGCGTAAACGACTTCTCCTTCAAGAAGGTCCCCTCCAATTACTACGACTGGCCCCTCGACTCCCGGCGAGACTCCCTCGGCGCCGCGTCGGTCGACCATCTCTGCAAAAGCATCGTCCTG GTTAACACTCAAGCCCAGTCGAATGTTATTGATTGTAGTGATCGAAACAATTCAAAGTATTATGTTGTTGTCGTTCAG TATACTGCTCGATTCAATGCTGAAACTGTTAAAAACTTTCTGTATTCGCTCAACGATGGCAAGATAGCTAAAAAGAAATTCAACT TGAGGCTTGCCCCTGAGGAGACATCAGGGAATTTAACTGGATATGAGCACAATGCAGTGACATGTATTGGCATGAAAACAGACATTCCG GGAACAAGGATGATGGAACTTCTGTGTAGAATTATTGGTCACTGGCTCTTCCAACATGCTTAA
- the LOC133854390 gene encoding uncharacterized protein LOC133854390 isoform X2, translating into MEKAVAELERVQTQILRRISKLELSFLPQDLSTALPVPVHAVCDTEARLSAILRTNGVNDFSFKKVPSNYYDWPLDSRRDSLGAASVDHLCKSIVLVNTQAQSNVIDCSDRNNSKYYVVVVQYTARFNAETVKNFLYSLNDGKIAKKKFNLRLAPEETSGNLTGYEHNAVTCIGMKTDIPPCSWCFQSGFQHILVGKLSVLHVQYVKARILCASFGIQMVVHSIG; encoded by the exons ATGGAGAAAGCGGTAGCAGAGCTAGAGCGAGTTCAAACCCAGATCCTCCGGCGTATATCAAAACTAGAGCTCTCTTTTTTGCCCCAGGACCTCTCTACGGCCCTCCCTGTCCCTGTTCACGCAGTCTGCGACACCGAAGCTCGCCTCTCCGCCATCCTCCGAACGAACGGCGTAAACGACTTCTCCTTCAAGAAGGTCCCCTCCAATTACTACGACTGGCCCCTCGACTCCCGGCGAGACTCCCTCGGCGCCGCGTCGGTCGACCATCTCTGCAAAAGCATCGTCCTG GTTAACACTCAAGCCCAGTCGAATGTTATTGATTGTAGTGATCGAAACAATTCAAAGTATTATGTTGTTGTCGTTCAG TATACTGCTCGATTCAATGCTGAAACTGTTAAAAACTTTCTGTATTCGCTCAACGATGGCAAGATAGCTAAAAAGAAATTCAACT TGAGGCTTGCCCCTGAGGAGACATCAGGGAATTTAACTGGATATGAGCACAATGCAGTGACATGTATTGGCATGAAAACAGACATTCCG CCATGCAGCTGGTGTTTTCAATCAGGATTCCAACATATTTTGGTCGGAAAATTGAGTGTTCTCCATGTTCAATAT GTGAAGGCTAGGATCCTTTGTGCAAGTTTTGGAATACAAATGGTGGTCCATTCCATTGGGTGA
- the LOC133854390 gene encoding uncharacterized protein LOC133854390 isoform X3, with product MEKAVAELERVQTQILRRISKLELSFLPQDLSTALPVPVHAVCDTEARLSAILRTNGVNDFSFKKVPSNYYDWPLDSRRDSLGAASVDHLCKSIVLVNTQAQSNVIDCSDRNNSKYYVVVVQYTARFNAETVKNFLYSLNDGKIAKKKFNLRLAPEETSGNLTGYEHNAVTCIGMKTDIPPCSWCFQSGFQHILVGKLSVLHVQY from the exons ATGGAGAAAGCGGTAGCAGAGCTAGAGCGAGTTCAAACCCAGATCCTCCGGCGTATATCAAAACTAGAGCTCTCTTTTTTGCCCCAGGACCTCTCTACGGCCCTCCCTGTCCCTGTTCACGCAGTCTGCGACACCGAAGCTCGCCTCTCCGCCATCCTCCGAACGAACGGCGTAAACGACTTCTCCTTCAAGAAGGTCCCCTCCAATTACTACGACTGGCCCCTCGACTCCCGGCGAGACTCCCTCGGCGCCGCGTCGGTCGACCATCTCTGCAAAAGCATCGTCCTG GTTAACACTCAAGCCCAGTCGAATGTTATTGATTGTAGTGATCGAAACAATTCAAAGTATTATGTTGTTGTCGTTCAG TATACTGCTCGATTCAATGCTGAAACTGTTAAAAACTTTCTGTATTCGCTCAACGATGGCAAGATAGCTAAAAAGAAATTCAACT TGAGGCTTGCCCCTGAGGAGACATCAGGGAATTTAACTGGATATGAGCACAATGCAGTGACATGTATTGGCATGAAAACAGACATTCCG CCATGCAGCTGGTGTTTTCAATCAGGATTCCAACATATTTTGGTCGGAAAATTGAGTGTTCTCCATGTTCAATAT TAG
- the LOC133854390 gene encoding uncharacterized protein LOC133854390 isoform X1, whose amino-acid sequence MEKAVAELERVQTQILRRISKLELSFLPQDLSTALPVPVHAVCDTEARLSAILRTNGVNDFSFKKVPSNYYDWPLDSRRDSLGAASVDHLCKSIVLVNTQAQSNVIDCSDRNNSKYYVVVVQYTARFNAETVKNFLYSLNDGKIAKKKFNLRLAPEETSGNLTGYEHNAVTCIGMKTDIPVILDEAIVKLHPDFFWLGGGEVDLKLGIRTSEFINFVKPFIVRCSGN is encoded by the exons ATGGAGAAAGCGGTAGCAGAGCTAGAGCGAGTTCAAACCCAGATCCTCCGGCGTATATCAAAACTAGAGCTCTCTTTTTTGCCCCAGGACCTCTCTACGGCCCTCCCTGTCCCTGTTCACGCAGTCTGCGACACCGAAGCTCGCCTCTCCGCCATCCTCCGAACGAACGGCGTAAACGACTTCTCCTTCAAGAAGGTCCCCTCCAATTACTACGACTGGCCCCTCGACTCCCGGCGAGACTCCCTCGGCGCCGCGTCGGTCGACCATCTCTGCAAAAGCATCGTCCTG GTTAACACTCAAGCCCAGTCGAATGTTATTGATTGTAGTGATCGAAACAATTCAAAGTATTATGTTGTTGTCGTTCAG TATACTGCTCGATTCAATGCTGAAACTGTTAAAAACTTTCTGTATTCGCTCAACGATGGCAAGATAGCTAAAAAGAAATTCAACT TGAGGCTTGCCCCTGAGGAGACATCAGGGAATTTAACTGGATATGAGCACAATGCAGTGACATGTATTGGCATGAAAACAGACATTCCG GTGATTTTGGATGAAGCAATTGTAAAACTTCATCCTGATTTCTTCTGGTTGGGTGGTGGGGAGGTTGATCTGAAGCTGGGGATCCGGACCTCTGAATTTATCAACTTTGTTAAACCTTTCATCGTGAGATGTAGTGGTAATTGA